Below is a window of Rhodothermales bacterium DNA.
CCGGTGAGGCCGGCCTCACCGGCGACACCATCCTGAAGCAATCGTTATATATCGCGGCCGGCGTGATCGCGCTCGCCGGCGGCGCCCAGCTGATGGTCAAAGCGGCCGTCACCATCGCTGAACTCTTTCACATCTCCCCCATCGTCATCGGCCTCACCGTGGTGGCCGTCGGCACCAGCCTGCCGGAACTGGCCGCCTCCGTAGCCAGCGCGCTCAAGAAAGACGCCGATATGTCGGTCGGCAATGTGCTTGGAAGCAATCTACTCAATATTCTGTTCGTTATCGGACTGGTAGCCCTCATCCAGCCGCTTCAGGTCGATGCCGACTCGATCCGGGTGCACTTCCCTATCATGCTCGGTTTTAGCCTGCTCCTACTGCCCCTCGCCTGGACCCGATTCCAGATCTCCCGTTTCGAGGGCGTGGTACTACTCCTCGGGTTTACGGGGTACATCGTGTACCTCGTGCTGCCGTATGTGCGTTGAAACGTTGTACCGTTGGGACGTTGAACGCCTACATGTTATCCACGACCCCATGAGATAAGAGTCAACGAACCCACGTTCCTGTCCGCCCACATGTCCCTGTCCTTCGGCCTTTCTCCCCTGTTGCTCATTCCCGCCCTCCTCGCGGCGATCGCACTGGCCGTGTGGGTGCACCGCAATACCGTCCCTGCCCTGGCGCCGGCCAAACGCCTCCTGCTTACCGCGTTACGCGCCGCCGCCTTACTGATCATCCTCTTTCTGCTTTTCGAACCCATCCTCGAACGCCGGCTCCAGACCGAGCGGCCTCCGGTGCTTGCGGTGCTGGTCGATAACAGCCAGAGCCTCCTCCTGACGGACATGAACGGCGACTCCCTCACCGCGAGCGCCGGCGAAGACGTCCGCGATGCCGTACGCGCCGTGCTCGGGGCCGACTATCCCGGCGAACTAAACCTCTTTCAGTTTGATGCCGACCTCCAGGAACGCCCGACGAACGGGCCGGCCGAAGCGGATTCGATTGGCTTCACGGGTGAACGCACCAACATCTCCGCCGCACTCGAGCAGGTGCGCGATGCGCTGAGCAACAAAAACCTCCAGGGCGTTTTGCTGATCTCCGACGGCCAGTACAACACGGGCCGCAACCCCATGTACCTGGCCGAACGTTTTCCGGTGCCTATCCATACCGTAGTCATCGGCGACACCACCCGCCGGCGCGACCTCCAGATCCGCAGCGTCACCACTAACGAGATCGCGTTTGTCGGCGACGATCTACCCGTGCGCGTGGGGCTAAGGACCGAAGACTTCGCCGGCGAGCGGGTGCAGGTGGCGCTCCTCGAAAACGGCGCCCTGCTCGCCAACGAGACCGTGGATCTCCCCGCCGGCACCGTCGAAATCCCCATCGACCTCAACCACATCCCCACCGAAGAAGGCTACCGCCGGCTGACCGTGACGGTGACGCGCCTGGAGGGTGAGGCGACCTATCGCAATAACAGCGAAACCGTCACCGTGCGTGTGCTTCGTAATAAACGCCAGATCCTCCTCATCGCCTCGGCCCCGGATCCCGACGTCGCCGCCATCCGGCAGTTACTCGAAACAAACGCCAACACGGAGGTCACCGCCGCCGTGCAAAAAGGCGCCGGAAGTTTCTACGGCCAGCCGGCGCTCGATAGTCTCGCCTCGTTTGATGCTATGATCCTCGTGGGGTATCCCGGCGCCCAGGCCGATCCAGCCTTCCTCCAACGCCTGTCCGACACCGCGCGCGACGGGGTCCCGGTCTTTTTTATCCTGGGCCGGCAGACCGACCTACGCCGGCTCCAGCAGGCGTTTGCCGAGACGCTCCCGCTGGAGGTGCAGGTCGTCCGATCCAACGCGGTCGAGGCCGCCTTCGTCCCGACAGCCGCCGGCCTGCAACACCCTGTACTCGAAGCTTTTGCCGCGAACCCCGACGCCTGGAAACAACTCCCCCCGCTCGTCATGAACGACTCGCGGTGGCAACCATGGCCCGATACCCGGGTCCTGGCGGTCAACGAGGTGCGCGGCGTCCGGCTGGACGATCCACTCCTCGCGATCCGGCACCGCGACGGCCACCGCTCCGCCGCCCTCCTCGCCTCGGGCATCTGGCGCTGGAAGAATGTGCCCGAAGATCTCTCCGAAGCCGGCGAAGCCTGGACACTCCTCTTCTCAAATGTCCTCCAGTGGATCACCACCCGAGAAGATGACCGCCCCGTACGCGTCGCTCCCAATGAGCAACTCTTCTCCGGCGGCGAATCCGTTACGTTCGGCGGACAGGTGTACGACGAAAGCCTGAACCCGATCGATGGAGCCGAAGTGGAACTGGACGTCATGGCCGCCGACAGCACGCGGTACCCCTATTCGATGGATGGTATCGGCAATGGACGATACGCGCTCGATATCGGCGCCCTGCCCGAGGGCAGCTACCGATACCGCGCCTTCGCGAACCGTAATGGCGCCCCCCTCGGTGAGGATCAGGGTTCGTTCGCGGTAGGGGCTCTGACCCTGGAATTCAAGGAAACGAGCGCCAATCCCTCCCTCCTGAGGCAGATCGCCGCACGATCCGGCGGGAACTTTTTAGACCCAGTAAACCTGAATAACCTGCCCGACCTCCTGCTTGAGTCCGGCCGATTTGTGTCGACCTTTACGGAGGAAAGGCAAGACGAAGAACTGAGAAGGTTGTACCTTTTTTTCGCGATCGTGGTGACCCTCCTCACGGTTGAATGGCTGATACGCAAACGTAGCGGGCTGGTATGACGGACTCGGACTCACCGCTCGAATCGAGCGCCTCGCTGCGCGGCAACACCGCGCATGTGGCCATGATCCGCGAAGCCATCTCGGTATACCGCAGTGGCCGTACCGGCATCCCTTACGATACGCTCGTCGCGTTTGCGCGCCCGGTGTTAGACCATTACGGACTCGATCTCGATCATTGCCATAACGCCGCCGTAAACGCCGCCAACGCCGGCGACATGGCCGTGCTCATCGACGTCCTCGAATCCGCCATGATCTTCTGGTCGTTTTTCTCCGCGGAAGCCGCCCGCGAAACAGCCTCCTTCGAACACCTCAAAACGAGCATGCTCGGGCCCGAGCCCGAGTTGACGGACGACCTCCGCTTCAACCTCCTCTACGACGCGATGCAACACACCTTCGTGGCGCTGGGAGGCAATACCGGCGACGTGCTGGCCTGGCAGCCTCCTCCGGGGCTGACGGAGCCCTCGCCGGCGGACTTCTTCGAGGAAAATCTCTTTTATGAAGAGGATGGCCCCGATCAGCCCGAGTCATTCGCGCTTTTTGCACACCCCCTCTACGACAACCCCGACCACCTGGCCGACCCGGACGCCCTCGAGCGGATTACCCAGCTCGCCAGCGCCTATTGGGACCTCGCGCGCCTCAGCGCCGAGGAGCAGCCCGCCGTACTCGACGGACTGCTGGACCAGTTCGCGCGCACGCTGGCCGAACGCAAGCGACTCAAACTTGAGGCGCGCCAGATGGTAAAACGATACCACGACCTGTTTCCGGGCTGACGCCCTTCGTACACACCTCATTCCGTATGGCTCTGTATCCCACGCTACTCGATTCCCCCACCACGTTCGAAGATTTTCTGGTGGCCACGCGCCGGCATCTCCACCAACACCCCGAAGTCGGCTTCCACGAGCACCAGACGTATCGCTTCATTCGCGAAACCCTCATCGCCCACGGCCTGGCCCCGGCCGGCCCACTGGCCACGACGGGGCTCTATGTGGATATCAATGGCGCGCTTCCCGGACCACACATCGGGTATCGGGCGGACATCGATGCGCTCCCGATCCAGGACGCCAAAACCCGCCCCTACGCCTCGCAAACCCCCGGTGTAGCCCACCTCTGCGGACACGACGTACACACCACGATAGCCCTCGGCATCGCGATCCGCCTGCACGAACGGCGCGACGAACTTCGCGGCGGCGTCCGTGTCTACTTCCAGCCCAACGAGGAAGGCGTTCCCTCCGGCGCTCCGGTGATGATCCGCGACGGCGTGCTCGATGGTCTCGAAGCCGCCTATGCCCTGCACGTGGACCCCACGCTGGCGTCGGGCAAGATCGGATTGATCAAAGGGGCCATGACGGCATCGTCCGTCCGCTTCCAGGTAGAAATCAAGGGCCCCAGCACGGGCCACTCCGCACGCCCTCATGAGACGAGCGACACGATCTGGATCGCCACTCAGATTCTCAATGTCTTCTACCAACTCACGGGCCGCGTCTCGGACGCTCGCGACGCGACGGTCCTCACGGCCTGCCGTATCCACGCCGGCGATGCCTACAACGTCATCCCCGACTTTATAGAATTCGGCGGCACACTGCGTTCCACCAGCATCCCCACGAGCGAACGCATCCAGCTCCAGATGCGCACCGCCGCCGAAGAGATCTGCGCCCGCCACGGCGCCACCGCCACGGTCAACTTCGACGAAGGCGTCCCGCCCGTGATCAACGACGGCCGACTCATCGACCATATCGAACGATCCATCGCCAGAACCGCCGGAGCACAGACCATTTTCCACATCCCCCGCCCCAGCATGGGCGCCGAGGACTTCGCCCACTACCAGCGCCAACTCCCCGGCGCCATGGTCCGCCTCGGCTCCTCAAGTAGCGCCGCCACCTCCTACCC
It encodes the following:
- a CDS encoding VWA domain-containing protein; its protein translation is MSLSFGLSPLLLIPALLAAIALAVWVHRNTVPALAPAKRLLLTALRAAALLIILFLLFEPILERRLQTERPPVLAVLVDNSQSLLLTDMNGDSLTASAGEDVRDAVRAVLGADYPGELNLFQFDADLQERPTNGPAEADSIGFTGERTNISAALEQVRDALSNKNLQGVLLISDGQYNTGRNPMYLAERFPVPIHTVVIGDTTRRRDLQIRSVTTNEIAFVGDDLPVRVGLRTEDFAGERVQVALLENGALLANETVDLPAGTVEIPIDLNHIPTEEGYRRLTVTVTRLEGEATYRNNSETVTVRVLRNKRQILLIASAPDPDVAAIRQLLETNANTEVTAAVQKGAGSFYGQPALDSLASFDAMILVGYPGAQADPAFLQRLSDTARDGVPVFFILGRQTDLRRLQQAFAETLPLEVQVVRSNAVEAAFVPTAAGLQHPVLEAFAANPDAWKQLPPLVMNDSRWQPWPDTRVLAVNEVRGVRLDDPLLAIRHRDGHRSAALLASGIWRWKNVPEDLSEAGEAWTLLFSNVLQWITTREDDRPVRVAPNEQLFSGGESVTFGGQVYDESLNPIDGAEVELDVMAADSTRYPYSMDGIGNGRYALDIGALPEGSYRYRAFANRNGAPLGEDQGSFAVGALTLEFKETSANPSLLRQIAARSGGNFLDPVNLNNLPDLLLESGRFVSTFTEERQDEELRRLYLFFAIVVTLLTVEWLIRKRSGLV
- a CDS encoding amidohydrolase; amino-acid sequence: MALYPTLLDSPTTFEDFLVATRRHLHQHPEVGFHEHQTYRFIRETLIAHGLAPAGPLATTGLYVDINGALPGPHIGYRADIDALPIQDAKTRPYASQTPGVAHLCGHDVHTTIALGIAIRLHERRDELRGGVRVYFQPNEEGVPSGAPVMIRDGVLDGLEAAYALHVDPTLASGKIGLIKGAMTASSVRFQVEIKGPSTGHSARPHETSDTIWIATQILNVFYQLTGRVSDARDATVLTACRIHAGDAYNVIPDFIEFGGTLRSTSIPTSERIQLQMRTAAEEICARHGATATVNFDEGVPPVINDGRLIDHIERSIARTAGAQTIFHIPRPSMGAEDFAHYQRQLPGAMVRLGSSSSAATSYPLHDSHFDIDESVMPFAIDVLSQVLIDHLNNDPLAR